TTGGCCACTTCGATCAGATGGTTTCCGGGGGAGGGGGTATCGTTGATGATTGTGACTCGGAACCAATAGGCGCTTTGGCTGAAACCGAAGTTCGGCACCGCAGCCTCGCTCTGTTGCCAGGCCATATCCCGTTGGCCCGTCAGATTCTGAAGCGTCAATTGATGACTGGGGTCCTCGAGATAGGCGAGCTTCTTACCCAGAGAAACCTGACCATCGATCAATTCAGACAAACGGACGGTAGGCGTTGTCGCGATGGCGCTGCTCGCTATCGCCGCAAGCAGAAACAGAACCAGCAGTTTAGTGATATGAGTCTGTATCAAGGCTTAACCGCTTTCTTGTTTTGAGACGCTTCGCGGAGCAGAGTTTAACGGAAGCTGGCACCGGTTCACTCTGGCTGTGCAAAGAAAACACAAGTTTTTACGATTTCGGCGGAGGGCACTATGCCGAGCCAGTCAGACCAATCCCGCCTTTTTCATCATTTATTTTGCAGTTTCTCGGCACCTTGGCATAAAGAGAATCCGGGTAATATGTTGCCGGTGGCGACGTAATCAGTGAAGACTCAACACGGCCCTTCCATCAACTTACCCTAACGATGGCAACGGCTCCTCACTAACCTATACTTGGTGAATCGTTCGCGCATCCTCGACTGTGGGGGCGACAGTGAATCGTACCGAAGGGAGCCTGTCCGCTTGGGGCATGGCGTCGGATGCGCGTCAGCCAACGGAGGGTCAAGGCATGATCGAACACACGCTGGATACCGCCCACTCCATTCTCTATGTTCGGCCTACCTCCTCGCTGGAAAAAGAGGATTTCGCAAAGCTTGCGGAAACGGCGGATCCCTTCATCGAAAAAACGGGATCGCTGGAAGGGCTCATCATCAGCAGTCAGAGTTTTCCGGGCTGGAAAAGTATCGGTGCGATGGTCACGCATTTTCGATTCGTGAAAGATCATCACAAATTCATCAGGAAAGTGGCCCTGGTGACTGACTCCGCCTTTGGCGACATCGGTGAGCGTCTGGCGTCCCATTTTTTATCGGCCGACATCAAGCACTTTCCCATGGGCGAGCTCAAGGCCGCTGAGCGGTGGGTAGTGGGCGAGGGCTAGGAAGCACTATGCTGGATTGTTCGAAATTTTAAGTCGTCGGACAACGACATTGAGTCTACGCTGGATAGGGTTTGTGGTACTTAGACAACAGCGTAGATGCGCTTTATCTTTTACATGTAGTCATTGCGCATATCGGGAGGCATCTGGTGATGGTGGTTTTCGGGGGCTGCCCGGGAGCATCGTCTAACTGGACACTAAAAAGGAGCTTTAAAATGTCTGCATCAGCAATCTATTCCGCAAAAGTCGGGGCGGGTGAAGGTTTCTCATCGCCAGCCCCTCTGGCTGGCCTGGCCGGCTGGACGGTTTTCAAACAGCAGCAAACTGAAATCTATGAGATTACGCACAATCTGAACCTGAGCAATCCTGAGAGTGACATGCAGGTAGTTGCCACTTCGATGACGCCCGGAGTCAGTGTGGTTGTAGAAGCCGTTAATGCTAACTCGTTCAGGGTATCGGCCTGGACCAGTCAGCTTGCGCCCGCTGAGACGGATTTCATGTTCATTGCGCATTGTTGAGTTCGCCCCAAGCCGGGCGTTGGCATAGTGCCTGGTGAAGCCCATGTTTTCAGGTTCGGTTTACGTTGTTCTGGCAGACTCGCTGCTTGTCCTGCATGTAATATTTGTGGCGTTTGTAGTCCTGGGTCTGCTGGCTATTTATATGGGGCCGTTCCTGAACTGGAACTGGGTGCGGAATATCTGGTTCCGGGTGTGTCACCTGATTGCCATTGGTATTGTCGTCGTCCAATCCTGGCTTGGCGTGATCTGCCCGTTGACCACTTGGGAAATGGCGCTTCGGGACAGGGCGGGAGAGGCCAGCTACGAGGGCTCGTTCGTCCAGCACTGGCTACAATCCATTCTTTACTATAGCGCCCCAGAGTGGGTGTTTGTCCTGAGCTACACGCTGTTTGGTGGGCTGGTCCTGCTCAGCTGGTTTGTCGTCCGCCCCCGGTGATTGCGGAGAGGGTCAGACCGTCACCGCTCCGGCGGCGGCGTCCGACGCATTGCCGGCGCAGACGACATTACGACCCTCCAGCTTGGCCTGATAAAGCGCCTGATCGGCCATCACAATGGTTTTGTCGAGACTGACGTCTTCCGAGTCGCGATTGGCAACGCCCACGCTGATGGTGCAGTGAATGATGTCTGCGCCTTCCTGGATGGTGAGTGCTTCCACGTTCTGGCGGAACCGCTCGGCGACGTGACAGGCCTCGGGGAGGTCGGTTTCCGGCAACAGCAGAATGAATTCTTCGCCACCCCAGCGGGCGAGAAGGTCGCCTTGGCGTCGGGAACTGTCCAGCACTTTGGCGATTTGGCGCAGGATCCGGTCCCCAGTGGCATGGCCGTATTGGTCATTGATCATCTTGAAGTGGTCGATATCAATCATCGCCACGCACATATCCCGGTTGTTGCGTTTTACCAGGCTCCAGAGCGATTCTGCGACGGGCAGGAAGCCCCGCCGATTGTCCAGGCCCGTCAGATGATCCACTTGCGCTTTCCGTTCGGCCGCTATCCGCGCGTGCTGGGTTCGTCGAACCAGGTCCGCCAGTGCCAGCGCCAGCAGCATGGCATCCAGCACCATGCCGATGTCCACGGCGTAAAAGCCAATCTGACTGTACGGTAGAACGCCATAGACCGTGAGTGCGGTAATCGAGGCGCCGATCGCAGAGGCGAGTGTGCCCGCGAGGTA
This region of Marinobacter arenosus genomic DNA includes:
- a CDS encoding STAS/SEC14 domain-containing protein, which codes for MIEHTLDTAHSILYVRPTSSLEKEDFAKLAETADPFIEKTGSLEGLIISSQSFPGWKSIGAMVTHFRFVKDHHKFIRKVALVTDSAFGDIGERLASHFLSADIKHFPMGELKAAERWVVGEG
- a CDS encoding DUF2784 domain-containing protein, translating into MFSGSVYVVLADSLLVLHVIFVAFVVLGLLAIYMGPFLNWNWVRNIWFRVCHLIAIGIVVVQSWLGVICPLTTWEMALRDRAGEASYEGSFVQHWLQSILYYSAPEWVFVLSYTLFGGLVLLSWFVVRPR